The genomic stretch AGATAGGAGAGTTATTGGAATCACTCACCCAGCTGGGTCAGCTACTCACTGATTGGACGGCAACGGCCAGTAGGTGGATTTCGTTCCCGCTCATCTTTATCCTCCTGGGCACGGGATTCTTCGTCTCCTTCAGTCTGAGGTGGATACAGGTACGGAAGCTCAGGCACAGCTTCGATGTCATCGGGGGCCGATACGACAATCCCGAAGATGAGGGCGACGTCACCCATTTCCAGGCCCTGTCCGCCGCCCTATCCGCCACGATCGGCATCGGCAATATCGCTGGTGTCGCCCTGGCTCTACGCCTGGGAGGCCCCGGCGCCCTCTTCTGGATGTGGGTCACCGCCGTCCTCGGTATGGCCCTGAAATATGCCGAGTGCTCCCTGTCCCACAATTTCCGTACCATTCACGAAGACGGTTCCGCTTCCGGTGGCCCCATGTACTATATCGAAAGGGGCCTGGGACCATCCTGGAAACCACTCGCCATTGCCTTCGCCATCCTGGCGACCACCTGCTCCTTCTGTACCGGAAATATGAACCAGGCCAATACCGTTGCCCAAACCATCGCCACCTACGGGATACCGACCTGGGTCACCGGCCTGCTGGTTGCCTTCCTCGTAGGATTGGTGATCATCGGCGGTATCCGACGCATCGCCGCCGTCGCCAGTCGCCTGGTTCCTACTATGGCGATCCTTTATGTTGGCGGGGCACTGATCGTTATCCTCATGCGGCCTCACGACACCGCCGCTGCCATCACTTCGATTTTCGAGGAAGCCTTCTCCCTTAAGGCCGGCTGGGGCGGTCTATTTACCGTCGTCATGTGGGGCATCCGTCGCGGCCTCTATTCCAACGAAGCCGGCCAGGGCTCGGCACCTATCGCCCACGCCGCAGCTAAAACCAAAGAGTCGGTCCGGGAAGGGGCCGTGGCCCTGATGGGACCCTTCGTCGATACCCTGATCATCTGCTCAATGACCGGCCTCACCATCCTCTCCACCGGCGTCCTCGACTCCACCGCTCTCACCGGAGCTGAACTTACACGAGAAGCCTTCCGCACCGGCTTCAGCATGGCACCACAGGTCGGCAGCATCATTGTCAATTGCTCCGTCTTCCTCTTCGCCTACTCGACCATGGTCGCCTGGAGCTACTACGGGGATCGCTCCGTAGAATATCTGATCGGCCCCCAGGCAATCAAACCATATCGCTGGGTCTATGTCTTCTTCAACTTTATGGGTGCTATCCTACCCCTGGCCTTCGTATGGAATTTCGGCGATATCGCCCTCAGCCTGATGACAATCCCGAATCTCATTGGGGTCATCTTCTTGACAGGCATACTGAAAGTAATGACCAAAGAATACTTCTCCCGCAAACACCTGACCTATAAGGAATATCTCGCCCAGCAGAGCCTACGCCGATTAGAGTAAGCCTCATAATGATACCAGGTTCACATACCGTTCAAAGTTCCATGTGCGCAGTTATTACTCCAACGTTCCCTGAATTCCTATTATGACGACTCCCGCGCCTGACATGGACCGAGTCCTGGAGGTGGCCCTGAGTGCCGCCCGGCGGGCCGGAACCATCATTATGGATAAGTTCCGCCGCCTGGATCGGGTGGAGAAAAAGGGCAAGGTGGACCTGGTCACCGAAGCCGACCTGGCCAGCGAGCAGGAGATCGTCGCCTCCATTCAAAGGGCCTTCCCGGAGCAT from Candidatus Neomarinimicrobiota bacterium encodes the following:
- a CDS encoding alanine/glycine:cation symporter family protein encodes the protein MESLTQLGQLLTDWTATASRWISFPLIFILLGTGFFVSFSLRWIQVRKLRHSFDVIGGRYDNPEDEGDVTHFQALSAALSATIGIGNIAGVALALRLGGPGALFWMWVTAVLGMALKYAECSLSHNFRTIHEDGSASGGPMYYIERGLGPSWKPLAIAFAILATTCSFCTGNMNQANTVAQTIATYGIPTWVTGLLVAFLVGLVIIGGIRRIAAVASRLVPTMAILYVGGALIVILMRPHDTAAAITSIFEEAFSLKAGWGGLFTVVMWGIRRGLYSNEAGQGSAPIAHAAAKTKESVREGAVALMGPFVDTLIICSMTGLTILSTGVLDSTALTGAELTREAFRTGFSMAPQVGSIIVNCSVFLFAYSTMVAWSYYGDRSVEYLIGPQAIKPYRWVYVFFNFMGAILPLAFVWNFGDIALSLMTIPNLIGVIFLTGILKVMTKEYFSRKHLTYKEYLAQQSLRRLE